A window from Primulina huaijiensis isolate GDHJ02 chromosome 13, ASM1229523v2, whole genome shotgun sequence encodes these proteins:
- the LOC140990900 gene encoding purine permease 3-like — MKTKLPKLSESMEVRMITTGSMKKIFLAINCLILAIGNCGGPLVMRLYFIRGGKRIWFTSWLETGGFPIILIPLLAAYMHRRKAAVDAQLFLMKPRLVFGSAAIGILTGLDDYLYAYGVAKIPISTCALIVATHLGFTATFAFLLVKQKFTAYSVNAVVLLTVGAVVLGLHSSGDRPEGEKKKEYFLGFFMTMSAAALYGFILPLVELMYLKAKQALNYTLVLEVQLVMCFFATAFCTVGMVIDNDLQAIPREAKEYQLGETKYYVVIICSAILWQCFFLGVVGVIYYSSSLLSGIVITVLLPLTQLLAVVFYHEKFQPEKGVSLFLAVWGFISYFFGEFKTSTKNNNMITMPAETEMIVESHQPGAAAP; from the exons ATGAAAACTAAGCTACCCAAGCTTAGTGAATCAATGGAAGTTCGAATGATCACCACCGGCTCTATGAAGAAAATCTTCTTAGCCATCAACTGTCTAATACTAGCGATCGGCAACTGCGGCGGCCCTTTAGTGATGCGTTTGTACTTCATCCGCGGCGGCAAAAGAATCTGGTTCACCAGCTGGCTCGAAACCGGCGGCTTCCCGATAATCCTCATCCCCCTCCTCGCTGCCTACATGCACCGCCGAAAAGCCGCGGTCGACGCCCAGCTTTTCCTCATGAAACCCCGCCTCGTCTTCGGATCAGCGGCGATCGGAATACTCACCGGCCTCGACGACTACTTGTATGCGTACGGCGTCGCGAAGATCCCCATCTCGACCTGCGCACTCATCGTCGCCACGCACCTGGGATTCACTGCGACCTTTGCTTTCCTCCTCGTGAAGCAGAAGTTCACGGCGTACTCTGTGAACGCGGTGGTGTTGCTGACGGTCGGAGCGGTGGTTCTTGGGCTTCACTCGAGCGGCGACAGGCCGGAGGGGGAGAAGAAGAAGGAGTACTTTCTGGGGTTTTTCATGACGATGTCCGCGGCGGCGCTGTACGGGTTCATCCTGCCGTTGGTGGAGCTGATGTATTTGAAAGCTAAACAGGCTTTGAACTACACTTTGGTGCTGGAGGTTCAGTTGGTTATGTGTTTCTTCGCTACTGCGTTTTGCACCGTCGGCATGGTCATCGACAATGACTTGCAG GCAATTCCAAGAGAAGCCAAAGAATACCAACTAGGGGAAACAAAATACTACGTGGTAATAATATGCAGCGCCATTCTTTGGCAGTGTTTCTTCTTGGGCGTGGTCGGGGTTATATATTACTCCTCCTCCCTATTATCCGGCATCGTCATCACGGTCTTACTGCCGTTAACGCAGTTATTAGCCGTCGTTTTTTATCACGAGAAGTTCCAACCGGAGAAAGGTGTGTCTCTTTTTCTAGCAGTTTGGGGATTCATCTCCTACTTTTTTGGTGAATTTAAGACGTCCACCAAGAACAACAATATGATCACGATGCCTGCAGAAACAGAGATGATCGTTGAATCTCACCAACCTGGTGCAGCTGCTCCTTGA
- the LOC140991638 gene encoding uncharacterized protein has product MDKKKVVAPLVCHGHSRPVVDVFYSPTTPDGFFLVSASKDSTPMLRNGETGDWIGTFQGHKGAVWSCCLDKNALRAASASADFSAKLWDALTGDELHSFEHKHIVRACAFSEDTCLLLTGGMEKTLRIFDLNRPDGHPREIEKSPGSVRTLSWLHSDQTILGSCTEVGGVRLWDVRTGAIVRTLETKSSVTSAEVSQDGRYITTADGSTVRFWDANHFGLVKSYNMPCIVESASLEPKYGNKFIVGGEDMWIHVFDFHTGAEVGCNKGHHGPVHCVRFSPGGESYASGSEDGTVRIWQTGPLGDNEKEIPVDDELARQFENAHIAKEERRDASENNTDEKTPDAE; this is encoded by the exons ATGGATAAGAAGAAGGTTGTAGCTCCACTGGTTTGCCACGGGCATTCGCGACCAGTGGTTGATGTGTTCTACAGCCCCACAACACCTGATGGTTTCTTCCTTGTTAGCGCGAGCAAGG ATTCGACTCCGATGTTAAGGAATGGAGAGACTGGAGATTGGATTGGCACCTTTCAAGGTCATAAAGGTGCAGTGTGGAGTTGTTGCTTGGATAAAAATGCTTTGCGTGCTGCCTCTGCGTCAGCTGATTTTTCTGC GAAATTATGGGATGCATTAACTGGGGATGAATTGCATTCATTTGAGCACAAGCACATTGTTCGTGCTTGTGCCTTCTCAGAG GATACATGCCTTTTGCTAACTGGAGGGATGGAAAAAACTCTACGCATATTTGATCTAAATCGGCCTGATGGACATCCACGGGAAATCGAAAAATCTCCTGGTTCTGTCAGGACTCTTTCTTGGCTCCACAGTGATCAAACGATCCTAGGTTCCTGTACTGAAGTTGGAGGGGTGAG GTTATGGGATGTGAGAACTGGTGCGATTGTTCGAACACTTGAAACCAAGTCCTCGGTAACCAGCGCTGAAGTGAGTCAAGATGGCCGCTATATAACAACTGCAGACGGGTCAACAGTTAGGTTTTGGGATGCAAATCA CTTTGGATTGGTAAAGAGCTACAATATGCCCTGCATTGTGGAATCGGCTTCATTGGAACCAAAGTATGGTAACAAGTTCATCGTAGGTGGAGAAGACATGTGGATTCATGTTTTCGATTTTCACACAGGAGCAGAAGTTG GATGCAACAAGGGACACCATGGTCCAGTTCATTGTGTGCGTTTCTCTCCTGGAGGTGAATCTTATGCCTCTGGATCTGAAGATGGTACTGTCAGAATATGGCAGACTGGTCCATTGGGTGACAACGAGAAAGAAATTCCTGTAGACGACGAGCTTGCTCGCCAGTTTGAGAATGCACATATTGCCAAAGAAGAGAGAAGGGATGCCAGCGAGAACAATACCGATGAAAAGACCCCGGATGCTGAGTAG
- the LOC140991436 gene encoding cytochrome c1-2, heme protein, mitochondrial-like — translation MRFGCINKFLAQFTRRSVVSDVPLTTVDFKAVPLLPTFLPKHGEGGFEFAGSKFFKSFAVFGLGASGLLSCATLAYASDEAEHGLESASYPWPHKGILSSYDHASIRRGHQVYQQVCASCHSMSLIYYRDLVGVAYTEEEIKTMAAEIEVVDGPNDEGEMFTRPGKLSDRFPEPYTNEQAARFANGGAYPPDLSLITKARHNGQNYVFALLTGYRDPPAGVTIREGLYYNPYFPGGAIAMPKMLNDGAIEYEDGTPATEAQMGKDVVTFLSWAAEPEMEERKLMGFKWIFVLSLALIQAGYQRRLKWSVFKSRKLVLDVVN, via the exons GCTGTTCCATTGTTACCAACATTTCTTCCAAAACATGGTGAGGGCGGATTTGAATTTGCTGGCTCAAAGTTCTTCAAATCATTTGCAGTTTTTGGATTGGGAGCCTCAGGGCTTCTGAGTTGTGCAACACTAGCATACGCTTCTGATGAGGCTGAGCATGGGTTGGAGTCTGCTAGCTATCCCTGGCCTCATAAAGGCATCCTTAGTTCATATGACCATGCATC TATTCGCCGTGGTCACCAGGTCTACCAACAAGTTTGTGCATCATGCCACTCTATGTCACTTATTTATTACCGTGATCTTGTTGGTGTGGCTTACACTGAGGAAGAAATTAAAACTATGGCAGCAGAGATTGAAGTTGTTGATGGCCCAAATGATGAGGGTGAGATGTTTACTCGGCCAGGGAAGCTGAGTGACCGCTTTCCTGAACCTTATACTAATGAACAGGCTGCAAGATTTGCAAACGGAGGAGCATATCCCCCTGATTTAAGTCTTATCACCAAG GCCCGCCACAATGGCCAGAATTATGTTTTTGCGCTTCTAACAGGGTACCGTGATCCTCCCGCTGGTGTAACG ATTCGCGAGGGCCTTTACTATAATCCTTACTTCCCTGGTGGAGCAATTGCGATGCCTAAAATGCTTAATGATGGTGCTATTGAGTATGAAGATGGTACCCCTGCAACTGAAGCACAG ATGGGAAAAGATGTTGTGACCTTTTTGTCATGGGCTGCTGAACCAGAAATGGAAGAACGAAAACTG ATGGGTTTCAAATGGATATTTGTTTTGTCGCTTGCACTTATCCAAGCAGGCTACCAAAGACGCTTGAAATGGTCGGTTTTTAAGTCCCGGAAGTTGGTCCTTGATGTTGTCAACTGA